Proteins encoded by one window of Bacteroidales bacterium:
- a CDS encoding transposase, which produces WYEAVEDCDIDEMTNFKSLVESNEDVIMAYFTNGQTNAIAENLNGRIKKFIASNQGVRNRDFFFFRIKNFFS; this is translated from the coding sequence ATTGGTATGAGGCAGTAGAGGATTGCGACATTGATGAAATGACAAACTTTAAATCTTTAGTAGAAAGTAACGAAGATGTTATAATGGCTTATTTTACTAATGGACAAACAAATGCTATTGCTGAAAACCTAAACGGTAGAATAAAAAAGTTTATAGCTTCTAATCAAGGTGTGAGAAATCGTGACTTTTTCTTCTTTAGAATTAAAAACTTTTTTTCATAG